In Calditrichota bacterium, the DNA window CGCCAACGTCGGCCGCGCGCTCCTGCAAGGTGGCGAGTTCGAGGTGGAGGCGAGGCTACTCGGTCCGCTTCGGGCCCAGGCACAGGCCTCCTACGTGCGGGGTACCGATGAGGCATCCGGCCAGCCCCTGCCCCAAATACCGCCGCTCAACGGGCGCATTTGCCTGTACCTCCAGGCGCCTGCCGGCAGATGGTGGGGCAGACTCACCGCACGGCTGGTTGGCGACCAGCGCCGCGTCGCCGCCAATGAACTCGCCACCCCTGGCTATGTCCTGTGCGACGTAGGGGCTGGATTGCCCCTGCAGAGCGGTGCGACCCCTGTGGAGCTGGCCATCAACATTACCAATCTTTTCGACCGCAGTTACCGGGACCACCTCTCCACGGTCACCTGGTGGGATGCCCCAGGCAGGAATGTGGTGGTAAGCATGAGCTGGGGAGCACGAAACTGAGTATCTGCTCGGTGCCAGAACCGTCCAGGCGTGGAAGGGGCGAACGGGGCGTGGCTTTGGCTGGCCCTTTCTTCCCTTGGTGGGACACCGGCGATGTTCAAGTCTCGCCAAATTATCACCAAGGCCCTGACGGCCGCGCCATGGTCGACAGGGGACCACCCGCGACCCGGGCGTCTGCAGGCGGGCCCGCTAAAGGCGCTCCGGGGATTCCTTGCGCAGCCGCTGCCGCATGACTTCGGCCATGACAATCGCCGCAGCGTGGCTGAGCGCCAAGGAACCCACGTTGCCGGCGATGGGGATGCGCACCATGCCGTCGCACTGCCGTCGCACTGCCGCTGACAGACCACGCTTCTCTCCGCCGATGGCCATGATCACCGGCCCGGTCAAATCCACCTCGTAGATAACCCGCCGCGCGCTGGCCACGCACCCCCACAAGCGCAGGCCGACCCTTTTGAGCTGCGGAATTTCGCCTTCCACCTGGCCGACTATCGCCAGCGGCATGCGCTCGAACGCCCCGGAGGAAGCGCGCGACACCGCCGTAGCGTCAAAGTCCCAGACGTGCTTTTTCAGAAGGACGGCATCAATGCCTAAGGCTTCTGCCGAGCGGATCGTGAAGCCGAGGTTCTGGCTGTCGTCCACGCCATCGAGGAGGAGCAGTGCCGGCGCGTGTGCCTGGTGCGCGAGGCGCTCGACCAGCTCCTCAAGGGGCACAGGCGGCTTGGGCGTCGCCAAGGCAATGACCCCGCCGTGCGTCTTGCCGTGGGCCATGGCATCGATTTCCGCCGCCGGAGCGAATTTGACCGGCACCCCTTGCTCCTCGGCCATCTGGAGAAGTGTTGCCACCCGCTTGGGGTGAATTCCCTCGCGCACGACGATCAGGCGCACCCGCCGCTGCCGCGCCGCCAGCGCCGCCTCCACGCAAATGCGCCCCTCAATCAGCTCCAACGCCTGCTCCCTCCACCTTCCTTGCTCCTGAGAGCACATGGGCTCCCAAGGCCCAGAGGAAAGACCGTGAAACGCGCCCCACGTACGCCCCTTTCGGGTTGCCACATTCCTGCCGGCGTTTCTGGGTCCTGGGCGGCTTCAAGACCTAGCACAAGTTGCCCTCGGCCGCGGTCGCTCCTGCCCAGCACTGCCCTCATTGCAGCTTGAGCGTCATCACCTCAAACGGCGACAGCTTGATACGACCCCGGCCCCGTTCCCACACTGGGCGGCCGCGCGCTCGCTCCAGCAAGTCCGCTGCGTACGCCTTGTCCGTGGCGAGCTGTGTATGCACCTCGGCCACAGCCGGCACACCCGCTGATTCATACAGACGCAGCACGAGACTTTGCTCGTCTTCGCTCTGTTTCAAGGTATCCACCACCACCGATGGGGCGCCAGAGAGGGTGACAAAGCTCATCCTCTCGGGCAAAGTACCCGGGTGAGGCCTCTGGCGGATCACAAGGAGCGGCACATTCAGCTCGTAGCCTGCCTGCACCGTCCCCGCCGTGCGCCAGTCGCCTGCATGTGCCCAAAGCGCGTAAGTAAAGCGATGCAGCCCTTCGTCCGTCTGCCCGTCGTAGAGCACGCCATACTGGCAACTTTGCGGGTCGGGCGCATAACAGTTCTTGAGGAGCGTCAAACGCAAAACATTGTCGCGCGCATCGTAGCCGTACTTGCAATCGTTGAGCAGGCTCACGCCGTAGCTTCCGTCGCCAAGGTCGGCCCAGCGTTGGGCCGGCACCTCGAAGCGCGCCTGTTCCCAGGAGGTGTTGCGCCGCGTGGAGCGAGCGATGGCCCCGAACTGGATCTCGTACGTGGCGCGTTCTGCCCACACCGAAACCGGGAAGGCCACCTTGAGCAGCGTGCGCGGATCGTGCCAGTCGACGAGCGTGTCAAAGTCGATACGGCGGAGGTCGCGATAGAACATAATGTCCTGGGTGAGGGAAGACCGCCCGCTCGTGAGTTGCACCCTTGCCACAGCGCACACCGGTCCCGCGTGAAAACGCGCCTTTCCCCGCGGCCGCAGAAGCTGCAGAGGCCGCACCTCATAGTCCGGCGCAATCTCCCAAGCCTCCCAGAAGGGCGGGTAGTCCAAGAAAGTCTGCAGCACATTGCCGCGTGCGCCCTTTGCCAACACCTCCCGGGAGCAGTCCCGGTCCACGAGGCGCAGCATCTCCCCCCTCTCGTTTAGAATCGCCTCGAAATGGGGTGTGACCACCCTGCCGCCCTCAGCCTGGCACTCCGGCCCGCTCCCGATCGGGCGTGCCGCGACCAAGCGGAAGGTGGTGTAACCACAAGGCGGGACGTCGTGCGCGATGAACAGCACCTCTTCCCTTCCATCCACGCGCCGCAGCCGTTGATACGGCACCGGACGACCGGACGGGTCTTCGATCCTGAAGGACCGGGGAAGCCCCTCAGCAGGGAGCGCAACAACGTCCGTGCGCGGCCAGCCTAAGGTGTTGAAGACGATGAGGCTGTCTCCTGCGCCTTCGGTGTTCACCAGCTCGCCGAGGGCCTTGAGGGCGTTGTCCCTCTGACGGCCAACGTTCTCCCGCACAAACGCATAGTCGGCCAGCGCATCCTGATAGACCTCGGGGATTGAGCTTCCCGGCAGGATGTCGTGGAATTGGTTGCGCAGCAGGCGCTCCCAGCACTGATGCAGAGTCTCCGCCGGATAGGGGTGTCCGAATCGCGAGGCGATGGCGGCCAGCAGCTCGGCGTCGCGCAACAGGAGCTCGCACTTGCGATTCTCGCGTTTAATGGCCCCATGCGTGGTGTAGGTGCCGCGATGTCCTTCAAGGTAAAGCTCATCTGCCCATATCGGAAGATGGCGGCTATTCCGGCGTGCTGCAGCGAAGAACTCCTCCAAGCTCCCTTGCTTCAGAATTGGATGGCCTGGGGCGTGGGCCAGCCTCTTTTGCTGTTCCAAGTGCGCACGGGTCGGCCCGCCACCGCCATCGCCGTACCCAAAAGAGAGAATGACGTCGCGCGCCGAGTCCTTTTGGCGAAAGTTCTCCCAGGACTCGCGCACGCCTGCGGCGTCCAGGCCCGCGCTGTAGGCCTGGCGATGGAAACAGAGGTGCGCGAGAACGCGCGAGCCGTCCACGCCCTGCCACCAGAACGTGCTGTGCGGGAAGGGGTTCTTGTAGAGCCAGCCAATTTTGGCGGTGAAAAAATAGTCGATGCCAGCCTTCTTGAGCAGCTGCGGCAGCGCCCAAGAATAGCCGAACACATCCGGGAGCCACAAGACCCGCGCTGGTGCCCCGAATTCCTGTTGCAGGAAGCGTTGTCCGTAGAGAAGCTGCCGTACCAGCGACTCGCCGCTGGGAACGTTGCAATCGGCCTCAACCCACATGCCGCCGGTCGGCTCCCACTGCCCTGCCTTGACCTTCTCGCGGATGCGTCGGTACAGATCCGGGTAGGTCGATTTCACAAAAGCGTAAAGCTGCGGCTGGCTCTGCACAAAGTGGTACCAGGGATACTCCTCCATCAGCGCCAGCGCCGTGGCGAAGGTGCACGCGCTCTTGCGCTTCACTTCTTTGATGCGCCACAGCCAGGCGACATCAATGTGCGCGTGTCCCATGGCCCACACGCGACCAGGGCAGCGGGACTGCAACTCTCCCCAGCCTCGACGGAAAAAGCGCCCTGCACGCTCCACTGCCGCAAAGTAGTGCGCGCTGCCTGGCTCACGCGGGTCAAGAAGCCGCATCGTCTCGGTCAAGAGAGTCGCCACTTGCTGGTGTTCTTCAGAGCCGGGGGGCAGCCCGGCCAACACATCCAGGGCGGCGCGCAAGTCGTGGTAGAGTTCCCAAGCGGCTGGCCGTACGAGCCGCAGCTCCGCCTGACGGAAGATGCGGCGTTCCTG includes these proteins:
- the rlmB gene encoding 23S rRNA (guanosine(2251)-2'-O)-methyltransferase RlmB, translated to MELIEGRICVEAALAARQRRVRLIVVREGIHPKRVATLLQMAEEQGVPVKFAPAAEIDAMAHGKTHGGVIALATPKPPVPLEELVERLAHQAHAPALLLLDGVDDSQNLGFTIRSAEALGIDAVLLKKHVWDFDATAVSRASSGAFERMPLAIVGQVEGEIPQLKRVGLRLWGCVASARRVIYEVDLTGPVIMAIGGEKRGLSAAVRRQCDGMVRIPIAGNVGSLALSHAAAIVMAEVMRQRLRKESPERL
- a CDS encoding alpha-mannosidase codes for the protein METVLRFAIELQQHLWAARLPLARWRLWQGEMAPDRVAAGPDADWPEVELPAPWGGYDQTGWFFAHAQVPEEWRGSPVYLYLDIDESLLFVNGSPAQGVDANHREHLLTSQAKGGERFALAIEAYAGLTQERRIFRQAELRLVRPAAWELYHDLRAALDVLAGLPPGSEEHQQVATLLTETMRLLDPREPGSAHYFAAVERAGRFFRRGWGELQSRCPGRVWAMGHAHIDVAWLWRIKEVKRKSACTFATALALMEEYPWYHFVQSQPQLYAFVKSTYPDLYRRIREKVKAGQWEPTGGMWVEADCNVPSGESLVRQLLYGQRFLQQEFGAPARVLWLPDVFGYSWALPQLLKKAGIDYFFTAKIGWLYKNPFPHSTFWWQGVDGSRVLAHLCFHRQAYSAGLDAAGVRESWENFRQKDSARDVILSFGYGDGGGGPTRAHLEQQKRLAHAPGHPILKQGSLEEFFAAARRNSRHLPIWADELYLEGHRGTYTTHGAIKRENRKCELLLRDAELLAAIASRFGHPYPAETLHQCWERLLRNQFHDILPGSSIPEVYQDALADYAFVRENVGRQRDNALKALGELVNTEGAGDSLIVFNTLGWPRTDVVALPAEGLPRSFRIEDPSGRPVPYQRLRRVDGREEVLFIAHDVPPCGYTTFRLVAARPIGSGPECQAEGGRVVTPHFEAILNERGEMLRLVDRDCSREVLAKGARGNVLQTFLDYPPFWEAWEIAPDYEVRPLQLLRPRGKARFHAGPVCAVARVQLTSGRSSLTQDIMFYRDLRRIDFDTLVDWHDPRTLLKVAFPVSVWAERATYEIQFGAIARSTRRNTSWEQARFEVPAQRWADLGDGSYGVSLLNDCKYGYDARDNVLRLTLLKNCYAPDPQSCQYGVLYDGQTDEGLHRFTYALWAHAGDWRTAGTVQAGYELNVPLLVIRQRPHPGTLPERMSFVTLSGAPSVVVDTLKQSEDEQSLVLRLYESAGVPAVAEVHTQLATDKAYAADLLERARGRPVWERGRGRIKLSPFEVMTLKLQ